The following are from one region of the Candidatus Thermoplasmatota archaeon genome:
- a CDS encoding 30S ribosomal protein S8e codes for MAIWQGRPKRKPSGGRLRAARKKRRFEIGREKQFTHLGKRKVKMYRVKGNNSKARLLMADVANVVDPKTRVIKKVKILTVKTNPSNPNYVQRNIMTKGATVMTEIGEAVITSRCGQDGVVNAILLNPAQTPSS; via the coding sequence ATGGCCATTTGGCAAGGCAGACCCAAGAGGAAACCGTCTGGTGGCAGGTTGAGAGCCGCCCGCAAGAAGAGACGGTTCGAAATCGGCAGGGAAAAGCAGTTCACGCACTTGGGCAAGAGAAAGGTCAAGATGTACAGGGTCAAGGGGAACAACAGCAAGGCCCGCCTACTCATGGCCGACGTGGCGAACGTGGTTGACCCGAAGACGCGGGTCATCAAGAAGGTCAAGATCCTTACCGTGAAGACCAACCCGTCAAACCCCAACTACGTCCAGAGAAACATCATGACGAAAGGTGCGACTGTGATGACGGAGATTGGCGAGGCGGTCATCACATCGAGATGCGGTCAGGATGGCGTCGTAAACGCAATTCTTCTGAATCCGGCCCAGACACCTTCTAGCTGA